The DNA sequence GGCACCAATGGATACGCAATTGCTTGATGTGATCCGCAACTCCACGAACAAGGGCTGGGTATTGGGCCAAGGGCATTTTCAGGAAAAGATCGCTCGCCTGGCTGAGCGTCGGGCGATGCCGTTGCCGAAGGGGCGGAAGAAAAGGACAGAAGCGGTTTGATCGAGCCTGCCCCCCATACATCAGGAGCAATTATGAATGGCGCAAGCAACGCGGCAAATATTGCATTGCAAGACCTGACCCCGTTCGAGTTCGATGTCCCTCTTGCAGGGAATTGGAAACAGGCCACGTTATTGGGAAAGTCAGGTTGCATGTATCACTAGTTACGCCCCGATCCTTGATTCCCCGCAAACCGGTGAGGACTGGCCCCGGCGTATAAATGGCATGTTCGGAAAAGGCCGTCATCGTTCAAACCAAGGAGAACAAGATGAAAATGCATTCGGTAGCAGCATGGGTGTTGATGTCCGTTGCCGGCGCAAGCGCTCCCATCGCGTCGGCGGCAGACAAGGTCGACCTCGGAAAGCGGGAGTACGAATCGAATTGCATAGCTTGTCATGGGGCCAACGGGAAAGGTGGTGCGTACGTCGAATTTCTCAAGAGCACCCCGCCGGACCTGACACAGCTGGCAAAGAAAAATGGTGGCGTGTTTCCTGTAGAACGCGTGTACTCGATCATCGACGGCCGTCAGCCAGTGAAGAGCCATGGTACGGCGGATATGCCCATCTGGGGACGCGATTACCAGGCAAAAGCCGCGGAATATTTCGTCGATGTGCCATATGATCCCGAGCTGTTCGTGCGCCAGCGGATTCTTGCCCTCGTCGATTATCTGAATCGGATGCAGTCGAAGTGATTCGCATCGCAAGCCGTAAATGAGTATAGGGCGCGCTCCGCGCATGATCCTTCGCGTCATTAAAAATTTGGGGTCAGACTCGATTAAACGTTAAGTCGAGTCTGATTCCATCTGTTTGCTATCCCATTTGGGCAGCCAATGCCCGAAGCATTGGCCGTCGAAGAATAAAAAGGAATAAACATGGCGACAGCGAAAACGGCCAACGGCCCTGCCGTGGGCATCGAAACGGCCGCTTCATTCAATTACTACATCAGTGCGCGAAACATCGTGAATGGGGAATTCGGCGAGGATATCGGTGACGTTTCGTTCCTGAGAATCCCAAAAGGAAAAATCCCGACGCCTGAAGACCGCATATCGCAAGAGCGATGGTTTGTGGAGGTGCGGGATATTGCGGACAGCATCGGCGACCATGTGCTAGGGCCGGCGGGCAATGTTCTTGTATTCGTTCATGGCTACAACAATACCCCTGAGACGATCCGAGATCGTCATGAGACGCTTCAAGAGTATCTTGCAATTGAGGGATGGGACGGCATCGTCGTCTCTTATGACTGGCCATGCGGGGATAGTACGCTGAATTATTTGAGTGATCGCAGTAAAGCCGCTGAGACTGCACACTTCCTCGTTGATAACGGGATACGCCTGATCGTCGAGGGCCAAGATAAATATAAGTGCCAAACAAACATTCACCTTTTAGGTCAATCGACTGGGGCGTACGTCATCATGGATGCGTTCGCCAATGCGCAAAAAATCGGTGACTATTACCGAAAGGATTGGAGGGTGGCGCAGGTCGCCTTTATTGGTGCAGATGTGGCAGCCGACAGTCTGGATATTGACAGTGACTGGTGTAAGCCTATGTTTGACAGGATCATGAGGCTCACCAATTACTCGAATGGCTTTGACGATGTGTTGGCCGTGTCGAATGCAAAGCGCCTCGGCACGTCGCCGCGAGCCGGGCGGGTGGGACTAACAGCCAATGCCAATCCGAAGGCGGTTAACGTCGATTGCAGTGACTACTTCGCGCGGTTGGACCCGGACTCTCAGTCCGTCCATATTGGCACTTGGAACCACAGCTGGCATATCGGGAATCGCGTTTGGACTCGCGATTTTGCGATGACGCTCGAGGCGCGTTATGACCGGAAGGTTCTGCCGACGAGAGAAGAACGAAACGGGCGTCTCGTTTTGATCGATGGCACGCGCCCACCGTTCGAGGCGCAGTGGAGAAAGCTTACGGATCCTGTCTTGAGTGAATTGCGGTCTCCAAGCACGGCACCTGAGCCATACGTTCCCAATTGAATTTGCGTCGCAAAATATGGGACAGGACTCGAGACGAAGTTAAATCGGGTCTGACCCCATATATCTCGGGCACAGCTCGTTTTCACGTCTTAAACTTCAGTAAAGAGCTGGGGATATTCGTTGGATGGTGTTCGTCTTCGTGAAAGAATTTGCAGCCGAGATGGTCTTGGGGGGAGGGGCCGCCAATCCAATGGCATCCATCGTCTTGCTTTTCTTTTTCCTTTTGCTGCGGCGAGACCTTGCTTTGCGTTTGCACCGGCAAGGGCGCCGCTTCGCGTTCCGCTTCAGTAACACGGGTACCCCGGACGCATTCGGCAGTAATCCGTTTAAGCTGTAGCTCACGCCCGCCGCTTTCCTGCTTGCCGGGTGCGGTCATGAACGCCATATTCACGTTTTGCGAAAACGCTTCTCTTTTAAGATTCAGTAATCGTGCAGATTCTTGCGTGGCATTTAATGTTTGCGCGCAAATGGCATGCGCGCTTTTTTCCATGTCATCCCAGTTTGCACGGGATTCATCGGTGTACGAAATTAGAAATCGCCCGTTCGGCATGGCGGAAGAACTATAGCCAAGGACACCGTCATACGGACGCAAGGCAGTCTGGCAACCAGCCGTCATCGTTGCGATAGCCAACAAGAATAGTGGTCTCTTCATGCTTTCCTTTTCCGATCATGGCGGCCAAAAAGTTCTTTTCCGAAATTTACATTATTTTCAAGACGCTTTTGTCGCCAGAAGCTTCGGATGCGGGACCAATGTAGACATATCGGCCCTTAAAACTATATGGGGTCAGACTCGATTAAAGCTTTAAATCGAGTCTGACCCCATATACCGGAATTCGACATGAAGTTAAATCGAGTCTGACCCCATGTATCCACGATTATGTTAGTCCCGCCGGTTCTTTAGAGGGCGTCTCCCGTGCAGCTTACGGTAAGTCTTGATCATCATACGCTCCCACTCCCTTATCGTTCCGAGCTCTGATAGGTTCGCCTTTCTCGCGCACTGGTTCAGATCTTCAAGACCGGCGTACCATACACGGAGAGGGCCATGTTCGCGAATTAACTGGCTGTAGAAACTCAAATTCTTGTCATACTTTGCAAGCTGCTCAAGGCCGAGTACTACAAGTCCCTCGGCTGTTTTCTTGTCGCGAGTGATCTTTCTAATATAACGTGACGGCCACCGCCGAGCGATACTTCCCTTTGTAATCTCAATGTACGAAATAGTGCTAGCGAGGCGGTGGCCGCTCTCATGATGAAAAGGCCTATCAACCGCCCAAAAGAAAACAACATTCCTAGCCGATTGAGCATCTTCGCAATGAAATACCCGCTCAAACCCTTGCCTAAGGGTATTCAAATCGCTGGCTTCGTGTGGCTTGAGCACCTCTGATGTGCCCCCATTCGTAGTGCCAGGGGCCTTCTAGCAAAGTCCAATTAAAAACATCAAATTCTTTCCTGCTCGCCGGCCTTTGGCAGCCGGTTTGTCCGGCAGCTTGCAGCAAATTCGGCTGGTGTCTGGTAGTTCAATGCGCTATGCGGCCGATGCTCATTGTAATCGCGCCGCCATGCCGCGATTCGAATGCGCGCTTCCGCCAGGCTGGTGAACCAGTGGTCGTTCAGGCATTCATCTCTGAAGCGACCATTGAAACTCTCGATGTAGGCGTTCTGCGTTGGCTTGCCCGGCTCAATCAGCTTGAGTTGCACGCCATTCTGATACGCCCACTGATCCAATGCCTTGCCGGTGAACTCCGGACCCTGATCCGTTCGGATTGCTGATGGCAAACCACGGAACTGCGCTGCTCGCTCCAGCACGCGAACGACGTAGTGACCGGAAATGCCATGCTCAGCCACCAAGTCGACCGACTCCTTGGTGAAGTCGTCCACGATGGTCAACACCTTGATCCTGCGGCCATTGGCCAGCGCATCGCTGACGAAATCCATAGACCATACTTCATTGGGCCGGCTTGGCAGTACCAGTTGCTCCCGTTCGACTGCTACACCATGCCGCTTGCGCCGGCGCTTTACCGCCAGGCCAGCGCCCTGATAAAGACGAAAGATCCGTTTGTGATTTGCCTCGATGCCTTCACGTCGTAACAGCGCATGCAGGCGACGATAGCCAAAGCGGCGGCGTTCGCCGGCCAGTTCAACCATGCGAGCCTGCAATTGCTCGTTCTCGGGTTGTGCCTTGCCCTGGTAGTGCAAGACAGTGCGTGACAGCCCCACAAGCAGACAGGCGCGGCGCTCGGAAATCGTAGTCTTCTCCCGCATCGCTGCGACCATCTCACGCTTGGCCTGTGGGTTCAGTGCTTTCGGCCTAACGCCACTTTCAGAGCTTCTGCATCCAGCATTGATTCGGCCAACAGTTTCTTGAGCTGGGCATTCTCTGCTTCCAGGTCCCGCAGCCGCTTCGCATCCGGCACCGTCATGCCGCCGAATTTGGCGCGCCAGGTGTAAAACGATGCATCGCTAAAGCCATGCTGTCGACACAGCTCTTTGACCGATACGCCGGCATCTGCCTGCTTCAGAAATCCAATAATCTGCTCGTCGGTAAACCGCTTCTTCACGTTCATTCTCCCTTTCGAAAACGAACTTTACTAGATCCCGATTGGCACTCTTTATTGGGGGCACATCAGATGAACACCAAAGGGTTAGCAGCTTTTGCGAGTGGTGTATCAATGCTGTCTTTTTCTTCCGCCAAGTTTTTCTCCATGTTGATTTACGGTGAGATGCCCCAGACCTTGCTGAAGCCTAGTAGTTTTATACGTCATGGCCTGACTGATAAAGCGGGACGCTGAACTGTTCAAAGCCAGAGCCGGCGCTAGGTTGGCGCGGAGTACTGTTTGTACATAATTAATTAACCATAAAACGCATCACCCAAAAGCCCGCGCTGATTCCTCGGTTATAAGGGCGCTTATCAATACAAATTTAACCAAAAGTAACATGATTTTACTTTCTTTCAAGAAACCTGTGCCGCTGTAAAACCTGTTGCATAACGACTTGTATTGGCTCGGCGTTTTTACTAGCAGCAGAAACTAAAATGGGCACCATAAAGGTGCCCATTTCTGTAGCGATGTGCTCCCCAATCTGGACTCGAACCAGCAACTAGGAGCAGATCAAATTTCTACTTCCCCCAACTATCCTTCAACGTCACCACCCGATTAAACACCGGCTTCGTCGCCGAGTGATCCACCCGATCCGCGACAAAATACCCATGCCGCTCAAACTGGAACTTCTCATCCGGCAGCGCATGCCGCATGCCCTGTTCCAGGTAGGCGGTAATCACTTCCTTCGCATTCGGATTCAATGACTGCTTGAAATCCTTGCCGCCGGCATCCGGGTTCGGGTCGGTGAACAGGCGGTCGTACAGGCGCACTTCCGCTTCCAGCGCGTGCTGCACGCTGACCCAGGGGATGGTGCCCTTGACCTTGTAGTTGGCACTGCCTTCGGTGCCGCTCTTGGAATCTGCGAAGTAATTGCAGTGCACGGCGATGACCTTGCCGTTTTCATCCTTGTCGCAGCCGGTGCATTCGACCACGTAGCCGTATTTCAGGCGCACCTTGTTGCCGGGGAAGAAGCGGAAGTAGCCCTTGGTCGGCACTTCCATGAAGTCTTCTTCCTCGATCCACACTTCCTTGGTGAGCGGGAAAGTGCGTTGGCCGCGTTCCGGGTGGTGCGGGTGGACCGGGGCCTTGCATTCGTCGACCAGGTTGTCGGGGAAGTTGTCGATGATGAGCTTGAGCGGCTTCAGCACGGCGACGGCGCGCGGGGCCTTGGCGTCGAGGTCGTCGCGCAGTGCGCCTTCCAGCGTGCTCATGTCGATCCAGCTGTCGGACTTGGCGACGCCGATGCGCTCGCAGAAGAGCTGGATCGATTCCGGCGTGTAGCCGCGGCGGCGGATGCCGACGATGGTGGGCATGCGCGGGTCGTCCCAGCCGTCGACGATTTTTTCTTCGACCAGTTGCAGCAGTTTGCGCTTGCTGGTGATCGCGTAGGTCAGGTTCAGGCGCGCGAATTCGGTTTGGACCGGCAGCGGTTTCTTGAAAAAGCCGCCTTCGGCCAGGCGCTCCAGCAGCCAGTCGTAGAACGGGCGGTGGTCCTGGAATTCGAGCGTGCAGAACGAATGCGTGACGTTTTCGATCGCGTCCTCGATCGGGTGCGCGTAGTCGTACATCGGGTACACGCACCACTTGTCGCCGGTGCGGTGGTGGTGCGCGTGGCGGATGCGGTAGATCGCCGGGTCGCGCATGTTCATGTTGGGCGAGGCCATGTCGATCTTGGCGCGCAGGATGTGTTCGCCATCCTTGAATTCGCCGGCCTTCATGCGGCGGAACAGGTCGAGCG is a window from the Noviherbaspirillum sp. UKPF54 genome containing:
- a CDS encoding cytochrome c codes for the protein MACSEKAVIVQTKENKMKMHSVAAWVLMSVAGASAPIASAADKVDLGKREYESNCIACHGANGKGGAYVEFLKSTPPDLTQLAKKNGGVFPVERVYSIIDGRQPVKSHGTADMPIWGRDYQAKAAEYFVDVPYDPELFVRQRILALVDYLNRMQSK
- a CDS encoding alpha/beta hydrolase translates to MATAKTANGPAVGIETAASFNYYISARNIVNGEFGEDIGDVSFLRIPKGKIPTPEDRISQERWFVEVRDIADSIGDHVLGPAGNVLVFVHGYNNTPETIRDRHETLQEYLAIEGWDGIVVSYDWPCGDSTLNYLSDRSKAAETAHFLVDNGIRLIVEGQDKYKCQTNIHLLGQSTGAYVIMDAFANAQKIGDYYRKDWRVAQVAFIGADVAADSLDIDSDWCKPMFDRIMRLTNYSNGFDDVLAVSNAKRLGTSPRAGRVGLTANANPKAVNVDCSDYFARLDPDSQSVHIGTWNHSWHIGNRVWTRDFAMTLEARYDRKVLPTREERNGRLVLIDGTRPPFEAQWRKLTDPVLSELRSPSTAPEPYVPN
- a CDS encoding IS3 family transposase (programmed frameshift) yields the protein MKKRFTDEQIIGFLKQADAGVSVKELCRQHGFSDASFYTWRAKFGGMTVPDAKRLRDLEAENAQLKKLLAESMLDAEALKVGVRPKALNPQAKREMVAAMREKTTISERRACLLVGLSRTVLHYQGKAQPENEQLQARMVELAGERRRFGYRRLHALLRREGIEANHKRIFRLYQGAGLAVKRRRKRHGVAVEREQLVLPSRPNEVWSMDFVSDALANGRRIKVLTIVDDFTKESVDLVAEHGISGHYVVRVLERAAQFRGLPSAIRTDQGPEFTGKALDQWAYQNGVQLKLIEPGKPTQNAYIESFNGRFRDECLNDHWFTSLAEARIRIAAWRRDYNEHRPHSALNYQTPAEFAASCRTNRLPKAGEQERI
- a CDS encoding glutamine--tRNA ligase/YqeY domain fusion protein, which produces MSNDPKKAAAAAATDTNAPASNFLRGLIEADLASGKYANRTDPNGNVLPSVITRFPPEPNGYLHIGHAKSICLNFGLARDFGGRCTMRFDDTNPTKEEQEYVDTILDAVQWLGFHWKEDSANGEQSHLYFASDYFDQMYFMAEYLITAGHAYVDSQSAEDMAKNRGSFSEPGKNSPFRDRPAEESLDLFRRMKAGEFKDGEHILRAKIDMASPNMNMRDPAIYRIRHAHHHRTGDKWCVYPMYDYAHPIEDAIENVTHSFCTLEFQDHRPFYDWLLERLAEGGFFKKPLPVQTEFARLNLTYAITSKRKLLQLVEEKIVDGWDDPRMPTIVGIRRRGYTPESIQLFCERIGVAKSDSWIDMSTLEGALRDDLDAKAPRAVAVLKPLKLIIDNFPDNLVDECKAPVHPHHPERGQRTFPLTKEVWIEEEDFMEVPTKGYFRFFPGNKVRLKYGYVVECTGCDKDENGKVIAVHCNYFADSKSGTEGSANYKVKGTIPWVSVQHALEAEVRLYDRLFTDPNPDAGGKDFKQSLNPNAKEVITAYLEQGMRHALPDEKFQFERHGYFVADRVDHSATKPVFNRVVTLKDSWGK